One genomic region from Gemmatimonadota bacterium encodes:
- a CDS encoding ISAs1 family transposase has translation MIFLAVEPGVCSGERMADTELLPSLPGLPAHELRLIHPEERLRFDEELCARHYLRNANLVGETLRYVAVAPDGRWLALLAWSSPALHLRPRDRWIGWAEPQRAARLRLVAQNSRFLLLAERHHYPNLASHLLAACTRRLAEDWCAAHGHTVLVAESFVDPERYEGTCYSAAGWTSLGATGGFARDHRDFYVDLEHPKQLWVRALHPQACAWLRAESLPAPVAAQVPEPSPPCPYKSAQLDSLWQRYHDRLTDPRARRGQRHLLATILTIAAAATVVGERGPKGFAAFAAELSQPQRRHLRCRPHKKTGALIVPSEPTFRRAFKRLDRAQFHDLLAGWLAEHDPEKLTALAVDGKTVKGSRQKDGRPVHLMSAVAHHTQRLLNQIPIAEKSNEIPAFRPLLEPLPLCGTLVTADAEHCQRAHAQFLVYEKGADYLFLAKGNQPTLEALAQSKLPGDFPPSG, from the coding sequence ATGATTTTTCTGGCGGTTGAGCCCGGGGTGTGTTCCGGTGAGCGCATGGCTGACACCGAATTGCTCCCGTCTCTGCCCGGGCTGCCCGCCCACGAACTGCGCTTGATTCACCCCGAGGAACGTCTCCGTTTCGACGAAGAGCTGTGCGCTCGGCACTATCTGCGCAATGCCAACCTCGTGGGCGAGACGCTGCGCTACGTTGCGGTGGCGCCCGACGGCCGCTGGCTCGCCTTGCTCGCGTGGTCCAGTCCGGCGCTGCACTTGCGCCCGCGCGATCGCTGGATCGGCTGGGCCGAGCCCCAGCGCGCCGCGCGGCTGCGCCTCGTCGCGCAAAACAGCCGGTTTCTCCTTCTGGCCGAACGCCACCACTATCCCAATCTGGCCAGCCACCTGCTCGCCGCTTGTACGCGCCGGCTGGCCGAGGACTGGTGCGCGGCGCACGGCCACACCGTGCTCGTGGCCGAGAGCTTCGTCGATCCCGAGCGGTATGAAGGAACCTGTTACAGCGCCGCCGGCTGGACGTCCTTGGGCGCCACGGGCGGATTTGCGCGTGACCACCGCGACTTCTATGTCGACTTGGAGCATCCGAAACAACTCTGGGTGCGGGCGCTTCACCCCCAGGCCTGCGCCTGGCTGCGCGCCGAGTCGCTGCCGGCTCCCGTGGCCGCGCAAGTGCCGGAGCCGTCTCCGCCCTGCCCCTACAAATCGGCCCAGCTCGACTCGCTCTGGCAGCGTTACCACGACCGGCTCACCGACCCGCGCGCTCGCCGCGGCCAGCGCCATCTGCTGGCCACCATCCTGACCATCGCGGCCGCGGCCACCGTCGTGGGCGAACGCGGCCCCAAAGGTTTCGCGGCGTTCGCCGCCGAACTGAGCCAGCCGCAACGCCGTCACCTGCGCTGCCGGCCGCACAAAAAGACGGGTGCCTTGATCGTGCCCAGCGAACCGACCTTCCGCCGCGCCTTCAAGCGGCTCGACCGCGCCCAGTTTCATGACCTGCTCGCCGGCTGGCTGGCCGAACACGATCCGGAAAAACTCACCGCGCTGGCCGTCGACGGCAAAACCGTCAAGGGCTCGCGGCAGAAGGACGGCCGCCCGGTGCACTTGATGAGCGCCGTCGCGCACCACACCCAACGCCTGCTCAACCAGATTCCCATCGCGGAAAAATCCAACGAGATCCCCGCCTTTCGCCCGCTGCTCGAACCCCTGCCTCTCTGCGGCACCCTCGTGACCGCCGACGCCGAGCACTGCCAGCGCGCGCATGCGCAGTTTCTCGTTTACGAAAAAGGCGCCGACTACCTCTTCCTCGCCAAGGGCAACCAACCCACCCTCGAGGCCCTCGCCCAAAGCAAACTGCCGGGCGATTTTCCCCCCTCGGGATAA